From Burkholderia pseudomultivorans, the proteins below share one genomic window:
- a CDS encoding TetR/AcrR family transcriptional regulator yields MPIPTDDPGRRARKRIQMLAHLAATAARLFDAYGYDAVTMEQIAAEADVAKRTLYNHFATKEAVLAHWLEQELARDLGHLQRDVARRKSFAARVGCVLDASAAWCEQHPVHLLAYLRHRFLSIGAAAPDSDHAQGSDIALVWQQLIVAGQQAGELNRSLPAEQLATWFHHLYLAAMLRWLTVPGLSLKKEFQSVARLFVEGAQAKTPASPRDASRA; encoded by the coding sequence ATGCCGATTCCGACCGACGATCCGGGCCGCCGCGCGCGCAAGCGCATCCAGATGCTCGCGCATCTCGCCGCCACCGCCGCGCGCCTGTTCGATGCATACGGCTACGACGCCGTGACGATGGAGCAGATCGCCGCTGAGGCCGACGTCGCGAAGCGCACGCTGTACAACCACTTCGCGACGAAGGAAGCCGTGCTCGCGCACTGGCTCGAACAGGAACTCGCGCGCGATCTCGGGCACCTGCAGCGCGACGTCGCGCGCCGCAAAAGCTTCGCGGCGCGCGTCGGCTGCGTGCTCGATGCCTCCGCGGCATGGTGCGAGCAGCATCCGGTCCATCTGCTCGCGTATCTGCGGCATCGCTTCCTGAGCATCGGTGCAGCCGCGCCGGACAGCGACCACGCGCAGGGCAGCGACATCGCGCTCGTCTGGCAGCAGCTGATCGTCGCGGGCCAGCAGGCCGGCGAACTGAACCGCTCGCTGCCGGCCGAACAGCTCGCGACCTGGTTCCATCACCTGTATCTCGCGGCCATGCTGCGCTGGCTGACCGTGCCGGGCCTGTCGTTGAAGAAGGAATTCCAGTCGGTGGCGCGACTGTTCGTCGAAGGCGCGCAGGCGAAAACGCCGGCGTCGCCGCGCGACGCGTCACGCGCGTAA
- a CDS encoding alpha/beta fold hydrolase — protein MTDIVTEETFIETPQGRLFVKRWRADGGWDAAEASKLAAPMPAAPKPAAPILLLHDSLGCVELWRDFPERLAHATQRDVIAYDRLGFGRSDRHPGRLDVRFVRDEADHGFRALLEQFGLDAFVVLGHSVGGGMATGCAAAYPDRCRALVTIAAQAFVEDCTLNGIRDAARQFEAPGQLERLARYHGDKAEWVLRAWVDTWLSAPFRDWSLDDDLPRVRCATLAIHGAHDEYGSDVHPKRIAARVAGPSSFLLLDACGHLPHRERTDDVLAAVAALLRDARA, from the coding sequence ATGACCGATATCGTGACCGAGGAGACCTTCATCGAGACGCCGCAGGGGCGTCTGTTCGTCAAGCGCTGGCGCGCGGATGGGGGATGGGACGCCGCGGAGGCGTCGAAGCTTGCCGCGCCTATGCCGGCCGCGCCTAAGCCGGCCGCGCCCATCCTGCTCCTTCACGATTCGCTCGGCTGCGTCGAGCTATGGCGCGACTTCCCGGAACGGCTCGCGCATGCCACGCAACGCGACGTGATCGCCTACGATCGTCTCGGCTTCGGCCGCTCGGATCGCCATCCCGGGCGACTCGACGTGCGCTTCGTGCGCGACGAGGCCGATCATGGATTTCGCGCGCTGCTCGAGCAGTTCGGCCTCGACGCGTTCGTCGTGCTCGGGCACAGCGTCGGCGGCGGAATGGCGACGGGATGCGCCGCCGCGTATCCGGACCGTTGCCGCGCGCTCGTGACGATCGCCGCGCAGGCGTTCGTCGAGGACTGCACGCTGAACGGCATTCGCGACGCGGCGCGCCAGTTCGAAGCGCCGGGCCAGCTCGAGCGGCTCGCGCGCTATCACGGCGACAAGGCCGAATGGGTGCTGCGCGCGTGGGTCGATACCTGGCTGTCGGCGCCGTTTCGCGACTGGAGCCTCGACGACGACCTGCCGCGCGTGCGCTGCGCGACGCTCGCGATTCACGGCGCGCACGACGAATACGGCTCGGACGTGCACCCGAAGCGGATCGCCGCGCGCGTCGCGGGACCGTCGTCGTTCCTGTTGCTCGACGCGTGCGGACACCTGCCGCATCGCGAGCGGACCGACGACGTGCTGGCCGCGGTGGCGGCGTTGCTGCGCGACGCGCGCGCGTAG
- a CDS encoding DUF3717 domain-containing protein, with amino-acid sequence MSASPAERKTEPVSIVRIEAAINAWREVYPPAPDGEDGYALDAGSNCLAELYGTMICYRLPDVPLDTLSDAQRDALYATEV; translated from the coding sequence ATGAGCGCATCACCCGCCGAGCGGAAGACCGAACCCGTTTCCATCGTGCGAATCGAGGCCGCGATCAATGCGTGGCGCGAAGTGTACCCGCCGGCGCCGGACGGCGAGGACGGCTACGCGCTCGATGCCGGCAGCAATTGCCTCGCCGAACTGTACGGCACGATGATCTGCTATCGCCTACCGGACGTGCCGCTCGATACGCTGAGCGACGCGCAGCGCGACGCGCTGTACGCGACCGAGGTGTAG